One window from the genome of Glycine soja cultivar W05 chromosome 12, ASM419377v2, whole genome shotgun sequence encodes:
- the LOC114379077 gene encoding uncharacterized protein LOC114379077 isoform X1, producing MEDLDSVFVYHEGEHELRQKLMNARHELEKMKNVKAELLDLLNMAYQERDEARCQLQKLMNPFMPSNPTHLQNVFDSQSHLMFPSAKANSSITESDNSLSHGSSQVDSFFDTVSSPEFTNVNAVDPINIMSYLNQHVVLQDFNFSAPHALMVPSEKPMCDTADAVIDCLAKDRGFPQKGKFVQAVMDAGPLLKTLLLAGPLPKWRNPPPLQNIKVPPLTIKKCDVNSIVPNTFGDTGNTLLKPQLPALHYLNATFTCSASMLNFAGQTNGSSYNTSQLNSTPGVSIQVPSSKRLRHQ from the exons ATGGAAGACCTGGATTCGGTGTTCGTTTACCACGAG GGAGAACACGAGTTAAGGCAGAAACTTATGAATGCCAGACATGAActtgagaaaatgaaaaatgtcaAGGCAGAATTGCTTGATCTGTTGAACATGGCATACCAAGAGAGGGATGAAGCAAGGTGTCAGTTACAGAAGCTGATGAATCCATTCATGCCCTCTAATCCAACCCATTTGCAAAACGTGTTTGATAGCCAAAGTCATCTCATGTTCCCTTCTGCTAAGGCAAACTCAAGCATAACAGAATCTGACAATAGTCTCTCACACGGTTCCTCACAAGTGGATTCCTTTTTTGACACAGTCTCTTCTCCAGAGTTTACAAATGTCAATGCAGTTGACCCTATTAACATAATGAGTTATCTCAACCAGCATGTGGTTCTTCAGGACTTCAATTTCTCAGCACCGCATGCTTTGATGGTTCCTTCAGAAAAGCCAATGTGTGACACTGCCGATGCAGTTATAGATTGTCTTGCCAAAGACAGAGGTTTTCCCCAAAAGGGTAAATTCGTTCAGGCTGTGATGGATGCCGGTCCATTGCTCAAAACATTGCTCCTTGCAGGGCCACTTCCTAAATGGAGAAACCCCCCTCCTTTACAAAACATCAAAGTTCCACCTcttaccataaaaaaatgtgatgtcAATAGCATTGTGCCTAATACTTTTGGAGACACTGGAAATACGCTTCTGAAACCGCAGCTTCCAGCCTTGCATTATTTAAATGCTACCTTCACGTGTTCAGCTTCTATGCTTAACTTTGCTGGTCAAACCAATGGTTCATCGTACAATACATCGCAGTTGAATTCAACTCCTGGTGTCAGCATCCAAGTCCCTTCAAGCAAGCGTCTGAGGCATCAATGA
- the LOC114379077 gene encoding uncharacterized protein LOC114379077 isoform X2: MNARHELEKMKNVKAELLDLLNMAYQERDEARCQLQKLMNPFMPSNPTHLQNVFDSQSHLMFPSAKANSSITESDNSLSHGSSQVDSFFDTVSSPEFTNVNAVDPINIMSYLNQHVVLQDFNFSAPHALMVPSEKPMCDTADAVIDCLAKDRGFPQKGKFVQAVMDAGPLLKTLLLAGPLPKWRNPPPLQNIKVPPLTIKKCDVNSIVPNTFGDTGNTLLKPQLPALHYLNATFTCSASMLNFAGQTNGSSYNTSQLNSTPGVSIQVPSSKRLRHQ, encoded by the coding sequence ATGAATGCCAGACATGAActtgagaaaatgaaaaatgtcaAGGCAGAATTGCTTGATCTGTTGAACATGGCATACCAAGAGAGGGATGAAGCAAGGTGTCAGTTACAGAAGCTGATGAATCCATTCATGCCCTCTAATCCAACCCATTTGCAAAACGTGTTTGATAGCCAAAGTCATCTCATGTTCCCTTCTGCTAAGGCAAACTCAAGCATAACAGAATCTGACAATAGTCTCTCACACGGTTCCTCACAAGTGGATTCCTTTTTTGACACAGTCTCTTCTCCAGAGTTTACAAATGTCAATGCAGTTGACCCTATTAACATAATGAGTTATCTCAACCAGCATGTGGTTCTTCAGGACTTCAATTTCTCAGCACCGCATGCTTTGATGGTTCCTTCAGAAAAGCCAATGTGTGACACTGCCGATGCAGTTATAGATTGTCTTGCCAAAGACAGAGGTTTTCCCCAAAAGGGTAAATTCGTTCAGGCTGTGATGGATGCCGGTCCATTGCTCAAAACATTGCTCCTTGCAGGGCCACTTCCTAAATGGAGAAACCCCCCTCCTTTACAAAACATCAAAGTTCCACCTcttaccataaaaaaatgtgatgtcAATAGCATTGTGCCTAATACTTTTGGAGACACTGGAAATACGCTTCTGAAACCGCAGCTTCCAGCCTTGCATTATTTAAATGCTACCTTCACGTGTTCAGCTTCTATGCTTAACTTTGCTGGTCAAACCAATGGTTCATCGTACAATACATCGCAGTTGAATTCAACTCCTGGTGTCAGCATCCAAGTCCCTTCAAGCAAGCGTCTGAGGCATCAATGA
- the LOC114380287 gene encoding 60S ribosomal protein L23A-like has product MAPKVDKKNDPKAQALKTAKAVKSGATFKKKVKKIRTSVTFHRPKTLKKDRNPKYPRISAPPRNKLDHYQILKYPLTTESAMKKIEDNNTLVFIVDLRADKKKIKDAVKKMYDIQAKKVNTLIRPDGTKKAYVRLTPDYDALDVANKIGII; this is encoded by the exons ATGGCTCCTAAAG TTGATAAGAAGAATGATCCAAAGGCCCAGGCCTTGAAGACTGCTAAGGCAGTTAAGTCAGGTGCTACCTTTAAGAAGAAGGTAAAGAAGATCCGAACTTCTGTCACTTTCCACAGGCCGAAGACCTTGAAGAAGGATAGGAACCCCAAGTACCCTCGCATTAGCGCCCCGCCGAGGAACAAGCTTGATCATTATCAGATCCTGAAATACCCCCTCACCACTGAGTCTGCCATGAAGAAGATTGAGGACAACAACACTTTGGTTTTCATTGTCGACCTGCGTGCCGACAAGAAGAAGATCAAGGATGCGGTGAAGAAAATGTATGACATCCAGGCCAAAAAAGTGAACACCTTGATCAG GCCTGATGGCACCAAGAAGGCATATGTCAGGTTGACACCTGATTACGATGCATTGGATGTGGCAAACAAGATTGGGATTATCTAG
- the LOC114378498 gene encoding UDP-galactose/UDP-glucose transporter 5-like: MAETTSASVSSPAGDSNWRENKLWKGTFAVAGIMLTLVTYGVLQEKIMRVPYGVNKDYFKYSLFLVFCNRITTSAVSAGALLASKKALDPVAPIYKYCLVSVSNILTTSCQYEALKYVSFPVQTLAKCAKMIPVMVWGTAIMQKRYRGTDYLLAFVVTLGCSVFILYPAGTDISPYGRGRENTVWGVLLMLGYLGCDGFTSTFQDKMFKGYNMEIHNQIFYTTLCSCILSLAGLIIQGHLLPAVEFVYIHKDCFFDIALLSTVATASQFFISYTIRTFGALTFATIMTTRQLVSILLSCVWFAHPLSWEQWIGAVIVFGAIYAKSFLRKAPEKTTSSVEHVQNGNSNNLKENP; the protein is encoded by the exons ATGGCGGAAACAACCTCTGCTTCTGTTTCTTCTCCTGCGGGTGATTCTAATTGGAGAGAGAACAAGTTGTGGAAAGGCACATTTGCTGTCGCAGGAATCATGCTCACCCTCGTTACCTATGGTGTTTTGCAG GAAAAGATCATGAGAGTTCCTTATGGGGTGAACAAGGACTACTTCAaatattctctttttcttgttttctgcaATCGCATCACGACATCTGCTGTTTCAGCTGGTGCTTTACTG GCAAGTAAAAAGGCATTGGATCCTGTAGCTCCCATTTATAAGTATTGCCTTGTGTCGGTATCAAACATACTTACCACAAGTTGTCAGTATGAG GCCCTCAAATATGTTAGTTTCCCTGTTCAGACTCTTGCAAAGTGTGCTAAAATGATACCAGTTATG GTCTGGGGCACTGCCATAATGCAGAAGAGATATCGGGGAACTGACTATTTGTTGGCCTTTGTAGTAACCCTTGGCTGCTCAGTGTTCATCCTGTATCCG GCAGGGACCGACATAAGTCCATACGGTAGAGGAAGAGAAAATACTGTTTGGGGCGTTTTGCTAATGCTTGGTTATCTTGG GTGTGATGGCTTTACAAGTACATTCCAAGATAAGATGTTTAAAGGCTATAACATGGAGATACATAATCAGATATTCTATACTACTTTGTGTTCTTGTATTCTTAGCCTGGCAG GTCTTATCATACAAGGACATTTATTACCAGCTGTAGAGTTCGTTTATATCCATAAAGATTGCTTTTTTGACATTGCATTGCTTTCAACT GTTGCGACAGCtagtcaattttttatttcctacACAATTCGCACATTTGGTGCTCTAACATTTGCTACTATAATGACAACAAGACAG TTGGTAAGCATCTTGCTGTCATGTGTGTGGTTTGCCCATCCTCTTAGCTGGGAACAGTGGATTGGAGCT GTAATTGTCTTTGGCGCGATTTATGCAAAAAGCTTCTTGAGGAAAGCACCTGAAAAGACAACCTCTTCTGTAGAACATGTACAAAAtggaaattcaaataatttgaaGGAGAATCCATGA
- the LOC114379445 gene encoding legumin type B-like, which translates to MEIDLSPQLAKKVYESNGGSYHAWSPSELPMLPEGNIGAAKLALQKNGFALPCYSDSSKVAYVLQGSGVAGIVLPESEEKVVAIKKGDALALPFGVITWWYNKEDTELVVLFLGDTSKAHKTGEFTDFYLTGSNGIFTGFSTEFVGRAWDLEEKDVKTLVGKQSGKIIVKLEGNINLPEPKEEHRKGMALNCEEAPLDVDIKNGGRVVVLNTKNLPLVGEVGLGADLVRLDGNAMCSPGFSCDSAFQVTYIVRGSGRAQVVGADGCRVLETTVKAGNLFIVPRFFVVSKIADSDGLEWFSIITTPNPVFTHLAGSIGAWKALSPTVLQASFNVDAGLEQLFRSKRNADAIFFPPPN; encoded by the exons ATGGAAATTGATCTTTCTCCCCAGTTGGCCAAGAAGGTGTATGAAAGCAATGGTGGGTCTTACCATGCATGGTCCCCTTCTGAGCTTCCCATGTTGCCTGAAGGGAACATTGGTGCTGCCAAACTAGCTCTTCAAAAAAATGGTTTTGCCCTTCCTTGTTACTCTGACTCTTCCAAGGTTGCATATGTTCTCCAAG GAAGTGGAGTTGCAGGAATTGTGCTCCCTGAATCAGAAGAGAAGGTGGTTGCAATTAAGAAGGGTGATGCTTTGGCACTCCCTTTTGGTGTGATAACCTGGTGGTACAACAAGGAGGACACTGAGTTGGTTGTTCTGTTCTTAGGTGACACTTCAAAAGCCCACAAGACTGGTGAATTCACTGATTTTTACCTAACTGGTTCCAATGGAATCTTCACTGGCTTCTCAACTGAGTTCGTGGGAAGGGCTTGGGACTTAGAAGAGAAGGATGTGAAGACCCTTGTTGGAAAACAATCAGGCAAGATCATTGTGAAGCTTGAAGGCAACATCAATCTTCCTGAGCCCAAAGAGGAACATAGAAAGGGCATGGCATTGAACTGTGAAGAGGCTCCATTGGATGTTGACATTAAGAATGGTGGAAGGGTTGTGGTGTTGAACACCAAGAACCTTCCCTTGGTTGGTGAGGTTGGTCTAGGAGCAGACCTTGTGAGGCTGGATGGAAATGCCATGTGTTCTCCAGGATTCTCTTGTGATTCTGCCTTTCAg GTCACCTACATCGTCAGAGGAAGTGGTCGTGCTCAGGTTGTTGGTGCTGATGGTTGCAGGGTTTTGGAGACAACTGTGAAGGCTGGTAATTTGTTCATTGTGCCAAGGTTTTTTGTTGTCTCAAAGATTGCTGACTCTGATGGATTGGAGTGGTTCTCTATCATCACCACCCCCAA TCCTGTGTTTACTCACCTTGCTGGAAGTATTGGGGCGTGGAAGGCTCTTTCACCCACGGTTCTGCAGGCATCTTTCAATGTAGATGCAGGACTTGAGCAACTCTTCCGTTCAAAGAGAAATGCTGATGCCATTTTCTTCCCTCCTCCAAATTAA
- the LOC114379343 gene encoding licodione synthase-like codes for MISESLLLVFLIVFISASLLKLLFVRENKPKAHLKNPPSPPAIPIIGHLHLLKPLIHHSFRDLSLRYGPLLSLRIGSVKFIVASTPSLAQEFLKTNELTYSSRKMNMAINMVTYHNATFAFAPYDTYWKFMKKLSTTELLGNKTLGHFLPIRTREVHDIIQFLFHKSKAQESVNLTEALLSLSNNVISQMMLSIKSSGTDSQAEQARTLVREVTQIFGEFNVSDFLGFCKNLDLQGFRKRALDIHKRYDALLEKIISDREELRRKSKVDGCEDGDDEKVKDFLDILLDVAEQKECEVQLTRNHVKSLILDYFTAATDTTAISVEWTIAELFNNPKVLKKAQEEVDRVTGNTQLVCEADIPNLPYIHAIIKETMRLHPPIPMIMRKGIEDCVVNGNMIPKGSIVCVNIWAMGRDPNIWKNPLEFRPERFLEGEGSAIDTKGHHFELLPFGSGRRGCPGMPLAMRELPTIIGALIQCFEWKMLGSQGEILDHGRSLISMDERPGLTAPRANDLIGIPVARLNPTPFLQM; via the exons ATGATTTCTGAGTCCCTCTTGTTAGTATTCCTCATTGTCTTCATTTCTGCTTCCCTTCTCAAACTCTTGTTTGTgagagaaaacaaaccaaaggCCCACTTGAAGAACCCACCAAGCCCACCTGCAATACCCATAATAGGTCATCTCCACCTCCTTAAACCCCTCATCCATCACTCATTCCGAGACCTCTCTCTCCGATATGGGCCCCTCCTAAGCCTTCGAATTGGTTCCGTTAAGTTCATAGTTGCAAGCACCCCATCACTCGCCCAAGAGTTTCTCAAGACCAACGAGCTCACATACTCTTCCCGCAAAATGAACATGGCCATCAACATGGTCACTTACCACAACGCCACGTTTGCGTTTGCACCTTACGACACTTACTGGAAGTTCATGAAAAAACTAAGCACCACTGAGCTCTTGGGAAACAAAACCCTCGGACACTTCCTACCTATTCGGACGAGGGAAGTTCATGACATCATTCAATTTTTGTTCCATAAATCAAAGGCCCAAGAGAGCGTGAACCTCACCGAAGCGCTTTTGAGTCTTTCCAACAACGTAATATCGCAGATGATGTTGAGCATTAAGAGCTCCGGTACAGACAGCCAGGCAGAGCAGGCACGGACTTTGGTTCGTGAAGTGACGCAGATTTTCGGGGAGTTTAACGTGTCGGATTTCTTAGGTTTCTGCAAAAACTTGGACTTGCAAGGTTTCAGGAAGAGGGCATTGGACATACATAAGAGGTACGATGCTCTGCTAGAGAAGATCATCTCTGATCGTGAGGAGTTGAGAAGGAAATCAAAGGTAGATGGCTGTGAAGATGGAGATGATGAGAAAGTGAAGGattttcttgacattttgttggatgttgctgagcagaaAGAATGCGAGGTCCAGTTAACTCGGAACCATGTCAAATCATTGATCTTG GATTATTTTACGGCAGCTACTGACACAACTGCCATATCAGTGGAATGGACAATAGCAGAACTATTTAACAATCCAAAGGTGTTAAAGAAAGCGCAAGAGGAAGTTGATAGAGTCACCGGAAACACGCAATTAGTGTGTGAAGCAGACATTCCAAACCTTCCTTATATTCATGCCATCATAAAAGAAACAATGAGACTTCACCCGCCAATACCAATGATTATGAGGAAAGGAATCGAAGACTGCGTGGTTAATGGAAACATGATTCCAAAAGGTTCAATAGTTTGTGTAAACATTTGGGCTATGGGAAGGGACCCAAATATCTGGAAGAACCCTTTAGAATTCAGGCCAGAGAGGTTTCTAGAAGGTGAAGGAAGTGCTATAGATACCAAAGGGCATCATTTTGAGTTGTTGCCATTTGGCAGTGGAAGGAGAGGGTGTCCTGGAATGCCTTTGGCCATGCGTGAATTGCCCACCATCATTGGAGCACTCATACAATGCTTTGAGTGGAAGATGTTAGGTTCACAAGGTGAAATCTTAGATCATGGAAGAAGCTTAATCAGTATGGATGAACGGCCAGGATTGACTGCCCCAAGGGCCAATGATCTTATTGGCATTCCTGTTGCACGATTGAATCCCACTCCTTTTCTTCAAATGTAG
- the LOC114379736 gene encoding licodione synthase-like, producing MISESLLLVFLIVFISASLLKLLFVRKNKPKAHLKYPPSPPAIPIIGHLHLLKPLIHHSFRDLSLRYGPLLSLRIGSVKFIVASTPSLAKEFLKTNELTYSSRKMNMAINTVTYHNATFAFAPYDTYWKFMKKLSTTELLGNKTLGHFLPIRTQEVHDFIQILFHKSKAQESVNLTEALLRLSNNVISRMMLSIKSSGTDSQAEQARALVREVTRIFGEFNVSDFLGFCKNMDLQSFRKRALDIHKRYDALLEKIISDREELRRKSKEEGCEDGGDEKVKDFLDILLDVSEQKECEVQLTRNHVK from the coding sequence ATGATATCTGAGTCCCTCTTGTTAGTATTCCTCATTGTCTTCATTTCTGCTTCCCTTCTCAAACTCTTGTTTGTgagaaaaaacaaaccaaagGCTCACTTGAAGTACCCTCCAAGCCCCCCAGCAATACCCATAATAGGTCATCTCCACCTCCTTAAACCACTCATCCATCACTCATTCCGAGACCTTTCTCTCCGATATGGGCCCCTCCTAAGCCTTCGAATTGGTTCCGTTAAGTTCATAGTTGCAAGCACCCCATCACTCGCCAAAGAGTTTCTCAAGACCAACGAGCTCACATACTCTTCCCGCAAAATGAACATGGCCATCAACACGGTCACCTACCACAACGCCACTTTCGCGTTTGCACCTTACGACACTTACTGGAAGTTCATGAAAAAACTAAGCACCACTGAGCTCTTGGGAAACAAAACCCTCGGACACTTCCTACCTATTCGAACTCAGGAAGTTCATGACtttattcaaattttgttcCATAAATCAAAGGCCCAAGAGAGCGTGAACCTCACCGAAGCGCTTTTGAGGCTTTCCAACAACGTCATATCGCGGATGATGTTGAGCATTAAGAGCTCCGGAACTGATAGTCAGGCAGAGCAGGCACGGGCTTTGGTTCGTGAAGTGACGCGGATTTTCGGGGAGTTTAACGTGTCGGATTTCTTAGGGTTTTGCAAAAACATGGACTTGCAAAGTTTCAGGAAGAGGGCATTGGACATACATAAGAGGTACGATGCTCTGCTAGAGAAGATCATCTCTGATCGTGAGGAGTTGAGAAGGAAATCAAAGGAAGAGGGTTGTGAAGATGGAGGTGATGAGAAAGTTAAGGATTTTCTTGACATTTTGCTGGATGTTTCTGAGCAGAAAGAATGCGAGGTCCAGTTAACTCGGAACCATGTCAAATAA